From Jatrophihabitans sp., the proteins below share one genomic window:
- the purM gene encoding phosphoribosylformylglycinamidine cyclo-ligase, giving the protein MSQSSAPDSTASDLVGSDPARPARLSYASAGVDIEAGDRAVELMKASVRRTARPEVLGGLGGFAGLFQLDLARYPQPVLATSTDGVGTKLVLAQQLDRHDTIGIDLVAMVIDDLVVVGAEPLFMTDYIATGKVIPEKIAQIVAGIAEGCVQAGCALVGGETAEHPGVMGPDDYDISGAGTGVVNADAVLGPDRVLAGDVLIAIGSSGVHSNGYSLVRHVLAGAGLALSDKPAELAGRSLGEELLTPTRIYAQDCLRLIADGGLAGVHAFSHITGGGLAANLERVLPAGLSAQVDRATWSPLPIFQVLARAGAIERAELEPAFNLGVGMVAVVSAGYAEAALELLAAHGLTAWRLGEVTAAGPGQGRVRLTGDYAASSF; this is encoded by the coding sequence GTGAGCCAGTCGAGCGCCCCCGACTCCACCGCGTCAGACCTCGTCGGCTCAGACCCCGCCCGTCCCGCCCGGCTTTCTTATGCAAGCGCCGGCGTCGACATCGAGGCCGGTGACCGGGCCGTCGAGCTGATGAAGGCCTCGGTCCGGCGGACGGCCCGTCCCGAGGTGCTGGGCGGCCTGGGAGGCTTCGCCGGGCTCTTCCAGCTCGACCTCGCCCGCTATCCCCAGCCGGTCCTGGCCACCTCGACCGATGGGGTGGGCACCAAGCTGGTGCTGGCCCAACAACTGGACCGGCACGACACCATCGGCATCGACCTGGTCGCGATGGTGATCGATGACCTGGTGGTGGTCGGCGCCGAGCCGCTGTTCATGACCGACTACATCGCCACCGGCAAGGTGATCCCGGAGAAGATCGCCCAGATCGTGGCCGGCATCGCCGAAGGCTGCGTGCAAGCCGGCTGTGCCCTGGTGGGCGGCGAGACCGCCGAGCACCCCGGGGTGATGGGTCCTGATGACTACGACATCTCCGGCGCCGGCACCGGCGTGGTCAACGCCGACGCGGTGCTGGGCCCGGACCGGGTGCTGGCCGGCGATGTGCTGATCGCCATCGGCTCCTCGGGTGTGCACTCCAACGGCTACTCGCTGGTCCGGCATGTGCTGGCCGGCGCGGGGCTGGCGCTGTCGGACAAGCCTGCCGAGCTCGCCGGACGCAGCCTGGGCGAGGAGCTGCTGACGCCCACCAGGATCTATGCCCAGGACTGCCTGCGGCTGATCGCCGACGGCGGCCTGGCCGGGGTGCACGCGTTCTCCCACATCACCGGTGGCGGCCTGGCCGCGAACCTGGAGCGGGTGCTGCCCGCCGGTCTGAGCGCCCAGGTCGACCGGGCCACCTGGTCACCGTTGCCGATCTTTCAGGTGCTCGCCCGGGCGGGCGCGATCGAGCGTGCCGAGCTGGAACCGGCCTTCAATCTCGGCGTCGGGATGGTGGCAGTGGTGTCAGCCGGGTACGCCGAAGCCGCGCTGGAGCTGCTGGCAGCCCACGGGCTGACCGCCTGGCGTCTCGGTGAGGTCACCGCCGCCGGCCCCGGCCAGGGCCGGGTTCGGCTGACCGGCGACTACGCGGCCAGCAGCTTCTAG
- a CDS encoding DUF3073 domain-containing protein — MGRGRAKAKQQKVARELKYNSQSTDFTALQRELGHPADPGYSEAGSDGDPYADDGIEDEQSWVRGPR, encoded by the coding sequence ATGGGGCGCGGCCGTGCTAAGGCAAAGCAGCAAAAAGTGGCGCGGGAGCTGAAGTACAACTCCCAGAGCACTGATTTCACTGCACTCCAGCGGGAGCTCGGCCATCCGGCCGATCCCGGCTACTCCGAGGCAGGCTCGGACGGCGATCCCTACGCCGACGACGGCATCGAAGACGAGCAGAGCTGGGTGCGCGGTCCCCGCTAG